A region of the Myripristis murdjan chromosome 10, fMyrMur1.1, whole genome shotgun sequence genome:
TTGCTTTGTCTTAAACTTGTTCTTGGCATTGCCTTTTTGCAAGTTGTTTTGGTTTATTCTTATCAGCTGGGCAAGCTGGGCTTTGTCCTCTGGCAGACTGTCAGCTGGTGGATGTTCCTCTGTTTCCTCAACAAGTGGTGTGCTCTGCTGCCAGATAAAAATTAGTCTTAATAAGTTAAACCCTTACCCATTTGTAATAACTTGGCAACTGATACACATTTCTATTTTACAGAATAGATGCTTGAACACACTTCCACCGACACACAGACTCAGGTCAAATTGTAACAAAGGTCAGTGCTCACCATGATATTTGCTTGCTTAAGTCTACTCCTGATTGGGTAGGTTTTCCTGGTCCACTTGAATGTACCGTCTTCACCAGGGAAGCTATTTACTGGATATTTCACTAATGGTGGGCTGGTTTCTGCTGTGCCTGATTTTGTAGTACTCTGATAAACACAGTAATACAAAGACAAAGTATTACCACCTCTGCATGCATTCTAGTGCAATTTTGTAGCTGCTGCAATCAAATGTCTCCCCTCCATATTAATATGAATTATCATTTCCATCTCAGactctgttgttgttgcagcaaCAACAGAAGCATCAATAGAGAGTAGGTAAAGATGTTTCTCACCTGGACTTGCAGACTCTGACAGCTGAACTGGGATGCAACGTCTGTCTTCCCCCCTGGCAGTGGGCCAGTCGTCTCTTGCGTCACCATCGGCATCTGCACTGGCTGTTGTGCAGCCTTGCCCCCTTGGTCCAACACAATTTTGGTTGTTTCATCACTCTTATCAGGCTCTTCATCAGGCTTCCCCACTCTTGTTTGTTtcttgagtgatttttttttcctacccaGCGGTCTGCCTGGACCTCTGACTGTCCCAGGCACCTTTGGCTGTATGTGGGGAGAAGCTATTGTAAGATCACCGGTGAGAGCAGCACTACTAAGGGAAACACTGCATAGCTTTAAATGTACTAAGGATGATTTGGGGtatgatttttctctctctagaAGTTCAGTCAGTTTGACACCTGATATTTGCTTGGGACTGctggttttctctctcctttgcctTCTTGTTAGGGttcttgctttgttttcctgCCTGTTGTTTGTAACCACACTGCAGCTGTGGGGCAGACTGGCACTGACAGGAGGGGGCTGTGCAGTGTCAGTTGGAGGTGAAAGCAACGGGGGAGTTGGAGTGTGTAGAGCTGAGTTAGGTGCATGTGCCCAGGGTATGACAGCCTGTGGTAGGCTGGGAGACTGGGCACTGTCTACATAAGGGGTGTGAGCAGATTTTGCTCTGGCTTGGGGTTTGTTGTATTCCCTGCAGGTGGAGTAGCGCTGCAGCTGGCTAGCCTGTGTGTAGTTCTGATCTTCCCTGGTACTACAACTGGAAATATGTTGCTCAAAGGACCTGAGGAAGTCATCCAGTATGTCAgtcagctctccctctccctctggctGCTGCAGAACAGGCACCTCGCCCACTGCATCACTGGAACTGCCAGCTGTTTCTACTGTGGACCCTGAACCTGCTTGCTGCAGGCCAGAGGTGAGGCAatactgctgttgctgtttttggatGAAATCGTTGCCAGAGGAGGGATAGGCACAAGTGGTGCCACTGGCTGGCTGAGGTGGAGGCTTAGAATGAAGAttgctattgttgttgtttggtatAATGTCGAGACCCATCATGACCTCCTCCAGCAGACGCTCAAACTGGTCAACCTGGTCCTCCTGGGCTGGGGGGGGCAGTGGATGGAGGGGGTTTGTGTGGAGGAGGGATGTTGCTGGGGGCATATGGGGAGCTGGGAGAGAGATCGGATCGGGAGATGGAGAAAGCTTTGTGGAAAGCTGGGGTTGGCTCAGGAGAGGTGTGTTAGCCTGAATGTTGTGGTGTGACATGGGAGAAGACACTGATTTGGCCCGAGCACTCCACCTCTTGCTAATGGGGTTAACATCCTGTAACAGCGAAGAACAGCAGATTTACCTCAAATTTACCTTCAACAAACAACAGTACGGCTTTCAAGTGGCATATCTCCGCTTTTGTGGACTATAGGCTACCCTATGTGTTGagcaaaactctttttttttttttttaaataaaaggcttttttaaaataaaagtaagttttaagaagtgatttaaaagatatTACTGAAACTGCAAGCGTCAAATCCTTAGGCAGTGACTTCCAGAGCTATGGAAGCCTGGGCACCTGAAGACTTGAGCTGGGATTTAAGGACAGCAGAAACCTGTTCAAGGATCTGAAGCTGTACTTTGGTTCATAATGAATCAAAAATTCAGTAATATAATTATGAGCCaacccatgaagtgctttgaatgTAGTAAGCAAAATCTTGCACTCAATTCTAAAACTGACTGGTAACCAGGGAAGAGACAAATATTCACAAATATTCCAGACATACACTATTCACTCAGGACCTAATAAAAACCCTATAGTCACAAAAATGACTTCAGTAGATCGAAAGGCTGAAATGTTGATGAAAATGCTTGTTACACTGGCAAGCACTTTTGACAGACAACTTCTCAGCTGTTTCTCCGTATAGAGATACACCTCACCTGGGGAAGCTGTTGCGTGGCACTCCTCTTCCTGCCACGCTGCGCTTGTCCTCCTCGCTCAGACCCAGCTGGTAATGATACTGCCATCTGGCTGATCTGCCACGCTTTACCACACCTCCTTCTCGTCTTGTTTGACTGCAGATGCTCTCTGGTTTGATGGTAGAACTTCCTGCCTGTGGTTCCTCCCCCCTTGCCCGTCCGGGAGGCCTgcaccccccacctccaccgCATCCAGCTATTCTGAAGCTTGCTCACTACCACTTTCTCAATGTCTgttgtctctcttttccttgATCTGCCTCTCCTggctcctccctctcctgtccCAGCCCTCCTGGTCCCTCCTGTTCCAcctctttttctccctgcacGCCTCCCCTGGGGGTTCTCCTTTTTGTCTGGGTTCAAGAAGTAACTGATGAATCCTGGTATGTTGCCCTGAAACTGCTCAAacccttccccctctcctccctcagctgCCATCACCTTTCTACTGGCTTCTTGAGCTTCCGCCCACCAGCTCTGAGAGTCAGCAGCAAACACAGGTGGAACCTGGGTGTCTTGGGTTGATAATGCTGCAGATGCATGACTGATGGAAGGAGACAGGGGAAGGGCAGAGAAGTGGGATGGGGGCAGGACAAAGACGGGTGTGTGTCCAGCTGCGGTGGATTCCTCAGAAGGGGCGATaagaacagaggagggagaggggtggTCTGAGGCTTGGTTTCCATCTTTTGGACAGAGGGAGACGGGGATATAGGGGGTGTtaggggggaggaggtgggagtCTGGCTCTGCTGAGGTCTGGATAGCAGTCCTATCAATGGTCTGCAGGGGTGTTGCTGGGTGAGAAGAAGGAGCGGCACTCCACTCCAGCTCCTCCGTTTGAGTCCCTATGTCTCTTTCACCACCTGACGGTGTCTCTTTCCACAAGAGAGTGCTCCCATCCCTCACCTCTTTCGTCCATTTGCTCTGTCTCGCCCCGTTCCCCTCACACGTCAGCAGCTCTGTTTGTACTCCTGCTTCTTTCTGCTGGCCTAATCCCTCCCTTCTGTCGTTATGATCCCCTTTTCTGACCTCCACAAGCCCAGAGATGCCCAGCTTGGCCGCTGCAGCAATGGCCtcttgtctttccctctctccctctccccccatTTCCCCAGAGTAGAGCAGTCTCATGATCTGGAGCAGGGTGCAGGCCCTGAGAGTCTGGAAGTCCACTAAATGCTTCTGTCCtgctgggggtggaggggtggaggacaGAGCGCAGGACAGCTGGGTGCTAAGAGCTGAGAGGACACAACTATGTGCTGGAACCAATAtacctgcaggacaggtgggAAACGATGATAATGAAAATGGTTtctagggctgcaactaacaaatattttcatttttgataaatatgtcaatcatttttttgaataatcattttattttattttattttttttgacatttctacTCAAAACAGCTTTATTTACATCAAGGGAAACACAAaatgtgagattaaaaaaatgtaaattgtacATGATTGAATGTAGAATGGTTTGGCTCTGGAAAAAGGTGCTATTTCAAATTCTACGCATTTACAAATTTAAACATTCCAAAATTAGTTTAATTTTGATGCCATCAATCATTTTGTAGGAGTGGGCGTCACAgtggatgtttaaaaaaaatactaatttctAGAAACCATGCTGCCTAGGCAAAATTTTACCGGCTATAATACTGGAATAATCATTTTAACTATAAAGCAATGAGAGGCCGAAGTGATGTCTTAAAATTGCTTCCTGAGTTaaacagccaaaaacaaaaaagtaataacATATACAACAGAGGTAGTCTTACACACTGGGGTAATTTGCAAAACTTCCCAATTTTATTCACAGAGTGACTGCAACGTTTCAGTCACAGAGAGACCTTTGTGAGGCACACATGACTTCATATTGACAAAATGATATATGAAAGTGCATATCCAATCAAACAATCATGTGCTGACATATGACAACACACTATTTACCATGCAAATCATGCTGGATGTTAAACAGCTGATCATTTGAGTGGTATATAGCATATCCTAAGTTACAGCAGTGTGCGGGATGACCTCCTTTTCTATATTTCGGCTATTTGTGTGCATACACACCTTGCATAAAGATGACTCAAGTGTGCAGAAGTGCTTCGCTTACACTTTGTTATGATTAGAAAATCGGAAAAACAAGGGATTCTTAGCATTTGTGAAACTACAACCaacaaatgtttggtatttcaCTTGATAAATGCCTAAaacaattcattcattatgCTAATTATAAATGATTCATTTTCCGACAAGTGACTTGTTTCAGCTTCATTGATTTCGTTAGGTATGAGAAGACCCTGTATGTACCAGAAAACAACTGCCACAGTGTCTATAAAATATGCATATCACAGAGAGAGTGATGACAACAGACTGAAAAATTCTACAACTCACAATGTAACGAGTATGTAATGAGCTTTTgcatgtgtctgcgtgtgtgtccaCACCTTCTGCCTGGAGCACGGTGTCACAGAActggctgcactgctgctgtctctgcagCTCGGCCAGCAGGAGGGCTGTGAACCCGGGTCTCTGGTAGCACCACATCTCCCCATCCACTtatcaggaggagcagagacacATTAGtatggctgtctgtgtgtgtgctgcgagGGTGGGTGGTGAGGTGTTTGAAACCCACAATAGCAAGAACTTGCATTTGGAATTGCATAAAAATAGTAAAGGTCTGGGTGATACATTCATTTATCATCATTCTCTGTCGTTCTCACAGTTCtgtacctgcttggtcattataGCCACATTACTCATGACTGCTTATCAAAAATCACCCATGTAAATATCTCATAAAGCACCAACtgtcatccctacaatactgTCACATCTTTACTATCGTTATTCCATGTTGTGCACATTGTCATATTTCAAAaccagaggtttttttttgtttgtttgtttgtttgtttgtttgttttttgagcttTTAGAAGCTGTGGATGCCTAATGCAGGGAAGCATTTTATGAAGAAAGAATATACAATTAATTCAGGGTTTGTGGAATGAAAGCAACGGCGCATTCAGGGGGGACCAAATGGAAAATTTTAAAACACACGTGTACAAGGGTAACTTGTGTAATGCGTTGTAGCAGTGAGTGTCAAGGGACCCCAAAGACAAAAGAGGAACACTTGAAATTTAATCCGGATTTAATTTATTAGGAAGTTAGCCGGTTGAAAGAACAATATACAAGAATGATTTAAAGCCTACAGGTCATTCTCCATGTTTATTTCTACAACTCAAAGTGTAAACTAAACCAAATCAGTAATACACTGCAAAgatctgtcagatgggggtccGGCTGGGACAAAATCCTACCAAATTTAACACCTGTTCACCGACGAGAAAACCCCGCTTCACTTGAGTTAGCATCACAGCTGGGGATTAACAGGCAGCCAGCATGGGAGGCTAGCCTTGAACTCTCATGCGAGACGGAGAGGTGTAAGGTGTTAGCAACACATGACAGACGGCCTGTTAGTAAATATGTCATGAGCATCTCCTATCGACTCCACAAAGCGGCGCTTCCCACCAAAATGTCGACTTTTTCAGTGTCCAGACAAACAGACAGTGTCACACCGCCGACGGCACTCACCGTTTGCGTTTCACAAGCTCTCATAAGTCCAACGACCACCCCAcgttaaagaaacaaaaaaaaaaagtcacagattttAATACACACTTTAGAGTCTGTAAACTAATGTTCACGAACAATATTTTCCCCGCTGGAATTTAATtaagctcagagagagagggcattCCCGGCCGTGGTCAGTCACCGGTCAGCGTGCACTGTGCAACATCAAAGAGGTACCACAGCCCGGCCACAGCAGTGGAAACAGGGGTCCACGTAATGCGAGatgtctcactctcacacacttccTTTTTTGCTTAATCCCGTTAAACAGAATGGACCAAACCGTTTCGAGAGGGAGTCGACCGCTCGACGGAGTGAGCAGTTTGTTAGCTAATGTCCACATGAACTTGACCCCATGCCATTTAATATACCTGCTGCCAAGGATCAACCAGAGATATTCATATCAAACGGACCCATTTTAAAACCTGTGCAAAACTGTCTCATTGACTTTaggatgcttttttttcctgtgagagAGGCTTATTTAAGGTCATAGTAGCTACTAATGATGCCAATAATAATGTTGTGATGCCTACTTGTGccttaaaatatacaaaaataatttgtttatatCATGGGCTGTTTGGTGCAGTAGCCTAGTATTTATGCTGATGTCTTGTGTAAgtgctatatatatatgagtGTATTAGCTGTTGTATGCATTAGTCAGCTATCCAGGTCGGCAGCTGACGATCACTATTAACATTGAGATTGTTCCAGTCTAGAGGACAAGGGTTTCTGACGGCTGGATAGGATGTGAACTATCTTGATCATTTAAGGCCTAGACATGTGGTTTGAATAACTACAAAGAAATCCAGTTGGAGGTGGAAAAAGCAAAGAGCCTTCACTCTGCCTCTTGATTCCCAAAATCAGTGTTATACATAGGGcaaaggaggaggcagagagctTAGTCCGTTATTAGTCACTGTGAGGTGAAATCCCAGGTGGGCAGTGCTTGCATTAGGGTAAACATCCACTCTTACAGACTTGAAGGACAGGACAGTTCTTACCTAtcaagttatttattttctaaaacatATATTTAGGCTATATTGGTGCTTCACTCTACAGATAAGGCTGCCACATAAGCCATGCTAAATGAAAAGTTTGTTGACAACTTCACAACAAGAATTATTTAGTTCAGTGTGGATAAGAACTACTTCAACTTGCAAAAAAGCACGAGAAGCAAACTAGATTAAGAAATCAGAGCATGgtcaaaaaaaatctaattataGTCTTCGCCTAGATGTATATGTTATTGTGGCTAGCCAACCTGTAGCCTGAAACTAGCCCTGGGGTCTTTTAAATAGGACAGGTAAGAGACACAATTACATAACTATTCAACACAACCCAAAGGAAATGATTCAGATTCACAGTGAAGTATCAGTCCGCTCCCTTTTAATAGCACTGAGGCCTGACATGGATCCCCTGGGAGTCCCTGgctgagaaaaggaaaaagctgTCAGAGAGGATGTCCAGTCTGTAATCGAACAGCTCAAGCTGTCCCGTTGTCTGTGTGCAGGTCAAAGAGGCCTTGCACGGCCGGGGGGATCGAGCCGAACAGCTCGGGAGGGGACGGAGAGGCCTGGTGTTGTGGACTGGGCCTGGGCCAGCGCTCGTTGAACTTGACAAAGAAGAGCGGGTCTGTGAAGGGCCCGCCGTAGATGATGGTCTGCAGCAGGTAGACGAGGGCCACGACCAGGCAGCTGATCAGGAAGAAGGGGATGAAGGGCCTCAGGTGCTGGCAGGCCACCGCCAGCCCGTAGCCCAGCCCGGTGATCCCGCCCTGCTTTCCTGTGTGGGTGGTGCGGCGGGACGAGCCAGGCGTCGGGCTGCGAGAGGCAGAGTCATTCTCTGAGTTTGAAGAGGCTGGGGCAGGAGCGCTGGCTGAGTCCATGGTGGAGAGCAAGTCGAGCTATGGGAATGTCCCAACAGTTCCTGAACTCGTTCCTGGCTGCCTTCACTCACTTTCCTCCATAAATGAACTCCCAGGATCCCCGGATCTTAAGGACAAACTCCTTCTGTGTcatgtctctcctctctggcaGCACAGAACCCGCCAACAGCATGTTTTGCCTACCTTACCCCTTCATGTTAACGGACCCGGCGGCCTCCTGTCGTGGCGATGGATCTCGGAGAGTTGGGAAGAGTGCTGAATTCCTCAAACAtacctctgcctgtgtgtgtgctgtgtcccTTTGGTGTTCAATCCTACCCCTCGCTGTTTTCTCAGCTCTTATGTGCTAATGTAATCAGGAATTAAATGACGCTGATCCTATTTGAGCGtgagacggagacagagagagagagagagagagagaggagtggagcaAGGGGAGCCCTAAATAGATATGGAACCAAGTgacaagagggagggaaggaggcagggagggagggggaatcTGCTGCATGTAGTGGTTTCAAGTTTAATGGAGACGTGTGTGCACCAGCtgtaataatttaaaacatgacacactctcacacacatatgtacacacacttcTTCACTATTGACAGGTATAAAACAACTCCCCTTCAGCAGCTAGAGGGCAAATACATTTTACTGGATCTATAATTACAGCCTAAATTCTAGGGGTGACATGGTGGCCACATATTTCTTAGGTTAtggagtttttattttgtaatttaaaaaagccTGCATCTTTCATGAACATGTCCTAAAAAACTGTGTGGCTGCCACTTTTGAACCATAACTATCTGGCCAGGCACATTTCAGATCTAATTGATCTAATTTTCCAGTTCACGCTCCTGATATGTTGCTATTGGATTTCTCATGGTCACTTAAAACCTCTCATCCATTTGGTGCCAGTATCTaaatttcaaaatcaaaatcaaattaaacttgAGGTGATCTGCCAACGGGATTGTTTTGTGACGTCTTAGGCGACGCcttaataaaaacacatcttCACACCAGGACAGCCTACACTTGCAAAGCCCTCGTGATCTAGCAGCTGCATTTCAATGACATAGTCTGAGGGGGTGAGATGTGTGGGATACTGACAGGCGTTTATGGAGAGGCCGGGGCAACGCCGAGACACTCGCGTCCCCGGACGACCTTGTTATGTCCCTGACACCTCAACAACGTACACACACCGCAGCAAGGAAAgctctcttcccttcctctcatATATATGTACGCATACCAGTGTCTGCCCTCTGCATTTCCTAGCAGGTAATTAGAGATGACAGTCAAGACGCCGAGAGTGTCAGCACTCAGTCTTTAGCTGTGCTCCTCGGTGGCAGAGAGGTGGGTTTGCCTGGCAGGAGATTCAACACGAGAGCACGGCCTCAGAGCAAAGGCAGAAAGTTTGGGAGCTCGAGTTTGGAGACAAGGTTTTGACAGATATCAGGTTTTAAAGAATGACActgtttctgatgttttttgcttattttcagaGAAAAATCAGCTGAACTTTGGCTTTCAAACCCACAGatcttcattttaaattctggtggagatcccaaggtgtCCAAAGATactaaatatgaatatgaatacgctgaattacagggaattGTATATAAAAAGATGCACAATAACTGTGGATATTTTCCCTTTAATGCCACGGtgtagccataaaacaatggcatcttgggttcaCTCAATATAAGTTGTGACGTAGCTTTTCAGGGAAGTGTTGCAAACTGTAGATAGAGAATATGTGACACTGTAATGCAATATaaaagtatttttcatttaaggGAGTAATTGAATCTTGATAGCCGATATTTTTGTCAAGATGTAGTATCttaataaatacatcaataaattTGAACATTActgttccaaaaataaaaatatacatatatatattgctACCAGAGAACATGTTTTTCAATTAACATATTTgggtaaacaaaataaagaagaggaagagtggaAATCCAATATAAGATGAGGGAGATGCTGTCACTTGTAAAAATCTCGTTAAGAGAATCATGTGTCATACTTGAGAAGCAAGACATGGACACACAGATAAAATATAGCAGCATGATATATTGGTAAGCTGATATTTGTTTGGTGTAAGCAATTAAAAAGCTACTCAAACGTCCAACTGGTGCATCAAAAAAGCTTAATGGGCCGTACTCGCTGTTTGGGAACATTTATCAAATTGTGAAGTTTGTGTGCCATTTGCttgaaggaggggagggggactCAAGTTACTCAGATTGCACGCATCTCTTTAATTAGATGTGTTTATCCATGATACAGCAATCCTTCCtcacatgaccacacacacgcagacgcaCAAAGAATCCCATCAATCACACAGCCTGTGCACTCAAACTCAGAGCAGATGTCAAATCTTGTCTAAGAAAAGCtctttatttataaaaacagTATTGCCAGTTACAtacttttactgaaaaaaagcaACTTTTCAGAGCCAAGGCAGGTATGAATGGTACATCATAATTGTACATGGATAGGCAATATTACAGATATACTATGTGTGtgaagagttaaaaaaaaaaaaaaaaaaagcaaagatgaTTGGTCTCTTTTgccattaaaacaaatgaacgGTAAAACTGGGACTAAAAAGTAGAACAGACTGCATAATGGTCTCACCCACCACTCCCACACATACCAATCCCCAAGTAAAGTAACAAACAGACCAgacaataaaatggaaaaaaaagtacagaggaaaaacaaatggatCATATATGCCAGTATGTGCTTTTTGCTCCCCTTTCTGCAAGTCACATCAgcatctctccctgtctgtcaaGTGAAGAGGCCTCCCAAATGTAAGTGTCTTCATTATAAAAATTGCACAAAACAAATCCCAATGTACACATGATAGGCTACAATGCAGTAAGACAGAGTAGTGACTGTTCTTTTtcctaaaaacaacaaaactcttACAGGGAATTTTCAGCATTGCTTAGGAAAATGGAAGTAAATAGATGCCGATTCCACAGGATAATGCTGAGTCCTTAATGAAGTATGACGGCCAAACCCGTGTGCAGGCCGTCTCTAGTGTGGTTCTACTACAGGTGCAGCCACGAAcgctttgtttttcttatgtaGTGGTTTAGATTTCCCAGAATCGCGGCGCTCTCAGGTCAGTATCAACTTTGAAGTGTTTGTACATATAAGCACACAGTCAATATCCATATCCACTCATGGGAGTGTCTTGAGGGCTAGTTAAAAACATAACCCAGACAAAGGAGAGTTAAACAGCAGCTCAATTATCATTCCTGTCACtcagggggaggaaaaaaaatgttggaaattaAAGtatcaaacacagagagaggcagctcGTACATGATAactaacaaataaaaagaaaaggtttgtcacaggagtaggaaaaaaaatgtataatacaaattgtttacaaagaaaaaaaaaagcaaaaagaaaagtgtGGTTTTATGGGTCCGGTTCTTAACACACAATcccgtgcgcacacacacactcattcactccgAGGTCCATAttcatttttccccccctcatACATGACCACAGGTTCACTGTATggcaaatatacacacacacctgtcttgTCTACGTCTGTGCCCATAGCCCAACcgagaaaaaaataactctaGAGACATGAAAATAACTCCTATATAAACAAACATTCTGAATCTACAGGGCGGCCGTGTCCCGTCGGGTCCACCGGCCGGCCTCCAGCCTCCCATCACACCAATCCCAAGTACAGGGATGATTTAAATTAAGgaaccaaaacataaaaaaaaaaaaaatgcagtcatcccattttctttttatatacagtatatacccTACAGAGATTTCTACATACAAACTCATGGTAGGATCCAGATGTTGGCAGCAACATGTTTAACCGTGACAAAAATTTACCAAAATGTGGACAATTGCAAAATAAGCAGGATGACAACACCGAGAAAAATAACTGATGATTGTCAACG
Encoded here:
- the LOC115366132 gene encoding uncharacterized protein LOC115366132 isoform X2, yielding MWCYQRPGFTALLLAELQRQQQCSQFCDTVLQAEGILVPAHSCVLSALSTQLSCALSSTPPPPAGQKHLVDFQTLRACTLLQIMRLLYSGEMGGEGERERQEAIAAAAKLGISGLVEVRKGDHNDRREGLGQQKEAGVQTELLTCEGNGARQSKWTKEVRDGSTLLWKETPSGGERDIGTQTEELEWSAAPSSHPATPLQTIDRTAIQTSAEPDSHLLPPNTPYIPVSLCPKDGNQASDHPSPSSVLIAPSEESTAAGHTPVFVLPPSHFSALPLSPSISHASAALSTQDTQVPPVFAADSQSWWAEAQEASRKVMAAEGGEGEGFEQFQGNIPGFISYFLNPDKKENPQGRRAGRKRGGTGGTRRAGTGEGGARRGRSRKRETTDIEKVVVSKLQNSWMRWRWGVQASRTGKGGGTTGRKFYHQTREHLQSNKTRRRCGKAWQISQMAVSLPAGSERGGQAQRGRKRSATQQLPQDVNPISKRWSARAKSVSSPMSHHNIQANTPLLSQPQLSTKLSPSPDPISLPAPHMPPATSLLHTNPLHPLPPPAQEDQVDQFERLLEEVMMGLDIIPNNNNSNLHSKPPPQPASGTTCAYPSSGNDFIQKQQQQYCLTSGLQQAGSGSTVETAGSSSDAVGEVPVLQQPEGEGELTDILDDFLRSFEQHISSCSTREDQNYTQASQLQRYSTCREYNKPQARAKSAHTPYVDSAQSPSLPQAVIPWAHAPNSALHTPTPPLLSPPTDTAQPPPVSASLPHSCSVVTNNRQENKARTLTRRQRREKTSSPKQISGVKLTELLEREKSYPKSSLVHLKLCSVSLSSAALTGDLTIASPHIQPKVPGTVRGPGRPLGRKKKSLKKQTRVGKPDEEPDKSDETTKIVLDQGGKAAQQPVQMPMVTQETTGPLPGGKTDVASQFSCQSLQVQSTTKSGTAETSPPLVKYPVNSFPGEDGTFKWTRKTYPIRSRLKQANIMSTPLVEETEEHPPADSLPEDKAQLAQLIRINQNNLQKGNAKNKFKTKQSSSRKKRQVGNSSNVESLRVSVSPPVECFGMDEKIEKSKDKQKEVKVLSEGVALGTSRRAEKRCTESEEEKSSEADVAKRVCLEQVVPTTSKPWAPGLEPVLSVSEPQPRTQDGSQEVAVTVEMEDEVDVEVLSQPDDENNRDWLLWTCKGGGDISQEGEQEEEEDTAWTNIKLMDEETENSSDKAIVVDGDSDATPDLDDLEFSCEEQAENWPNVLNVKAKTPVWSHLGVAKPPLSPPSQPAAEVSLGSTGSWEEEGEEDEVDVIGGSSPVPEALPISWTEPSESGEEQEEIDVTGVEMDYVSSTSLLSSLLQTGKEVGVLPPCHLCSGREELCAKCWLFVQNQMETLSCGENLQRKQCVIICKEAKASLIKINKNRTDVQLIELSIKN
- the LOC115366132 gene encoding uncharacterized protein LOC115366132 isoform X1, translated to MWCYQRPGFTALLLAELQRQQQCSQFCDTVLQAEGILVPAHSCVLSALSTQLSCALSSTPPPPAGQKHLVDFQTLRACTLLQIMRLLYSGEMGGEGERERQEAIAAAAKLGISGLVEVRKGDHNDRREGLGQQKEAGVQTELLTCEGNGARQSKWTKEVRDGSTLLWKETPSGGERDIGTQTEELEWSAAPSSHPATPLQTIDRTAIQTSAEPDSHLLPPNTPYIPVSLCPKDGNQASDHPSPSSVLIAPSEESTAAGHTPVFVLPPSHFSALPLSPSISHASAALSTQDTQVPPVFAADSQSWWAEAQEASRKVMAAEGGEGEGFEQFQGNIPGFISYFLNPDKKENPQGRRAGRKRGGTGGTRRAGTGEGGARRGRSRKRETTDIEKVVVSKLQNSWMRWRWGVQASRTGKGGGTTGRKFYHQTREHLQSNKTRRRCGKAWQISQMAVSLPAGSERGGQAQRGRKRSATQQLPQDVNPISKRWSARAKSVSSPMSHHNIQANTPLLSQPQLSTKLSPSPDPISLPAPHMPPATSLLHTNPLHPLPPPAQEDQVDQFERLLEEVMMGLDIIPNNNNSNLHSKPPPQPASGTTCAYPSSGNDFIQKQQQQYCLTSGLQQAGSGSTVETAGSSSDAVGEVPVLQQPEGEGELTDILDDFLRSFEQHISSCSTREDQNYTQASQLQRYSTCREYNKPQARAKSAHTPYVDSAQSPSLPQAVIPWAHAPNSALHTPTPPLLSPPTDTAQPPPVSASLPHSCSVVTNNRQENKARTLTRRQRREKTSSPKQISGVKLTELLEREKSYPKSSLVHLKLCSVSLSSAALTGDLTIASPHIQPKVPGTVRGPGRPLGRKKKSLKKQTRVGKPDEEPDKSDETTKIVLDQGGKAAQQPVQMPMVTQETTGPLPGGKTDVASQFSCQSLQVQSTTKSGTAETSPPLVKYPVNSFPGEDGTFKWTRKTYPIRSRLKQANIMQSTPLVEETEEHPPADSLPEDKAQLAQLIRINQNNLQKGNAKNKFKTKQSSSRKKRQVGNSSNVESLRVSVSPPVECFGMDEKIEKSKDKQKEVKVLSEGVALGTSRRAEKRCTESEEEKSSEADVAKRVCLEQVVPTTSKPWAPGLEPVLSVSEPQPRTQDGSQEVAVTVEMEDEVDVEVLSQPDDENNRDWLLWTCKGGGDISQEGEQEEEEDTAWTNIKLMDEETENSSDKAIVVDGDSDATPDLDDLEFSCEEQAENWPNVLNVKAKTPVWSHLGVAKPPLSPPSQPAAEVSLGSTGSWEEEGEEDEVDVIGGSSPVPEALPISWTEPSESGEEQEEIDVTGVEMDYVSSTSLLSSLLQTGKEVGVLPPCHLCSGREELCAKCWLFVQNQMETLSCGENLQRKQCVIICKEAKASLIKINKNRTDVQLIELSIKN